A genomic region of Planctomycetia bacterium contains the following coding sequences:
- a CDS encoding DUF3500 domain-containing protein: MPRPTVRKLVIGSVVGTLLIGAVIAWSPTAWSLLREPKAATDMTAKADAFLASLDAGRREKATMAYDNAARTDWHFIPKPTRKGLQIRDMDQAQRQTALALLRASLSQTGYDKAAKIMELELLLAELEKTRVGGPLRDAERYYFTVFGKPTAAGRWGLSIEGHHLSLNFTVDAGRVVSSTPTVYATNPAVVKASAVPQIKVGTRVLALEETLAFDLLRSLTAEQRKGAIIAEKAPAEIRAAGEPQPPQDTAVGLAAAQLTSAQSTTLRQLLDVYAGNLPEDVAEARLAAIDQAGFEKIKFAWAGADTEGIGHYYRVQGPTFLIEFVNVQPDAAGNPANHIHSIWRDMAGDFAIAGKK; encoded by the coding sequence ATGCCTCGGCCTACAGTTCGGAAGCTCGTCATCGGTTCGGTCGTGGGAACGCTGTTGATCGGCGCCGTGATCGCTTGGTCGCCTACGGCTTGGTCGCTACTGCGGGAGCCCAAGGCGGCGACCGACATGACGGCGAAGGCCGATGCTTTCCTCGCGTCGCTCGACGCAGGACGGCGCGAGAAGGCCACGATGGCCTACGACAACGCGGCCCGCACCGACTGGCATTTCATTCCCAAGCCGACGCGCAAAGGTCTGCAAATACGTGACATGGACCAAGCTCAGCGCCAGACGGCGCTCGCCCTGTTGCGGGCCTCGCTCAGCCAGACCGGTTACGACAAAGCCGCGAAGATCATGGAGCTCGAACTGCTGCTGGCAGAACTCGAAAAGACCCGCGTCGGTGGTCCGCTGCGCGATGCCGAGCGGTATTACTTCACGGTGTTCGGCAAGCCGACGGCCGCCGGTCGTTGGGGGCTCAGCATCGAAGGGCATCACCTGTCGTTGAACTTCACGGTCGACGCCGGCCGTGTGGTCAGCTCGACGCCGACCGTGTACGCCACGAATCCGGCGGTCGTGAAGGCGAGCGCCGTGCCGCAGATCAAAGTCGGCACGCGCGTGCTGGCCCTCGAAGAGACGCTGGCGTTCGACCTGTTGCGCTCGCTCACCGCCGAGCAGCGGAAGGGAGCGATCATTGCCGAGAAGGCCCCGGCCGAGATTCGTGCCGCCGGCGAACCCCAGCCACCGCAAGATACGGCCGTCGGTTTGGCCGCCGCTCAGTTGACCTCTGCGCAATCCACGACGCTGCGCCAGTTGCTCGATGTCTATGCCGGGAACCTTCCGGAAGACGTGGCCGAGGCGCGGCTGGCGGCCATTGATCAGGCGGGCTTCGAGAAGATCAAATTCGCTTGGGCCGGCGCCGATACCGAAGGGATCGGCCATTACTATCGCGTGCAAGGCCCGACGTTCTTGATCGAGTTCGTCAACGTCCAGCCCGACGCGGCCGGCAACCCGGCGAATCACATCCACTCGATCTGGCGTGACATGGCCGGCGACTTCGCGATTGCCGGCAAGAAGTAG
- a CDS encoding PSD1 and planctomycete cytochrome C domain-containing protein — MSRAAEPLKPFPANAVPLDFEKDVRPIFQARCLACHGGETQKADLDLRNKAAMLRGGETGPAIGGSAEKSLLWEKIAGDEMPPGDVKLTPAEKKVVRSWLDAGAHTAAASAAETSDEISPVSDAERQFWAFRKPTRPAVPTIRNFAQVRNPIDAFLLSELEKQGLGYSPEAERAILLRRAYLDLTGLPPAPQDVDAFLADKRPDAYERLIDKLLASERYGERWGRHWLDLAGYADSEGILSADYVRSAAWRYRDYVIRAFNADKPYDRFLKEQIAGDELVDYWTVRRTRQVLGPEVVEALTATGFLRCASDTSRPDFAAIKNAPGYYYQTLDDTLKIVASTTLGLTVECAKCHSHKYDPIPQTDYYRLQAVFMSGYRPSQWIPQVQRKLFEATDSQEKEAAAHNAKVDAAIEPLRKELAALRKQFGDQLFAARLAKLPEAIRDDVRAAVDVEAAKRSEVQKYLAEKFAKELRPDVKTLSKLLADTYPDYGKQSTAIDLRIKGEEAKRRTFPEIRAFYDLPGEAKTPLLRRGDYTTPGREVSPGILSVLATAKPFAWKSPGKDAPTSGRRLALAQWLTEPDHPLTSRVLVNRLWLHHFGQGLVATPDNFGNKGSRPSHPELLDWLATEFSAHGWSIKQMHRLIMTSSAYRQSCTAAGAGCEIDPDNKLLWRQRLRRLEAEALRDSVLAVSGALNLEMYGEPVPMQPRGDGVGVPDGPPGLRRSVYLQVRRSQPLTFLQVFDQPVMETNCTARGVSTVASQALTLLNSSFLIEQAKALAARVDKEGGDHPLDYAMRFAFARRPTEKERAVLAAFLSKQAQHHLPSAGTIGPEQRENARRWALDDLCHMLLSANEFAYVE, encoded by the coding sequence ATGAGTCGAGCCGCAGAGCCATTGAAGCCATTTCCGGCGAATGCAGTGCCGTTGGATTTCGAGAAGGACGTCCGGCCGATTTTTCAGGCCCGCTGCCTCGCTTGTCACGGCGGCGAAACACAGAAGGCCGATCTCGATTTGCGGAACAAAGCCGCGATGCTACGCGGCGGCGAAACGGGCCCGGCGATCGGCGGATCGGCGGAGAAGAGCTTGCTCTGGGAGAAGATCGCCGGCGATGAGATGCCGCCGGGCGATGTGAAACTCACCCCGGCCGAAAAGAAAGTCGTTCGCTCTTGGCTCGACGCCGGAGCGCACACCGCCGCGGCTTCTGCCGCCGAAACCTCAGACGAAATCAGCCCAGTGAGCGACGCCGAGCGGCAGTTCTGGGCGTTTCGCAAGCCGACCCGGCCGGCAGTCCCCACGATCCGCAACTTCGCCCAGGTCCGCAACCCGATCGATGCGTTTCTCTTGAGCGAACTCGAGAAGCAAGGTCTCGGCTATTCGCCCGAAGCTGAACGCGCGATATTGCTCCGTCGGGCCTATCTCGACCTCACCGGCCTCCCCCCTGCTCCGCAAGACGTCGATGCGTTTCTCGCCGACAAACGGCCCGACGCCTACGAGCGGCTCATCGACAAACTCCTCGCCAGCGAGCGGTACGGCGAGCGCTGGGGCCGGCACTGGCTCGACCTCGCCGGCTATGCCGACTCCGAAGGAATCCTTTCAGCCGACTACGTGCGCTCGGCGGCTTGGCGCTATCGCGACTACGTTATCCGCGCCTTCAATGCCGACAAGCCGTACGATCGGTTTCTCAAAGAGCAGATCGCCGGCGACGAGTTGGTCGACTACTGGACGGTTCGGCGCACGCGCCAAGTGCTAGGCCCCGAAGTCGTCGAAGCGCTCACCGCTACGGGGTTTCTCCGCTGCGCGTCCGACACCAGCCGACCCGACTTCGCCGCCATCAAGAACGCGCCGGGCTACTACTACCAAACTCTCGATGACACGCTGAAGATCGTCGCCTCGACCACACTCGGCCTCACGGTCGAGTGCGCAAAGTGCCATAGCCACAAGTACGACCCGATCCCGCAGACCGATTACTATCGGCTACAAGCCGTGTTCATGAGCGGCTACCGACCGTCTCAATGGATTCCGCAAGTACAGCGCAAGTTGTTCGAGGCGACCGACTCGCAAGAGAAGGAAGCCGCGGCGCACAACGCCAAAGTCGACGCCGCGATCGAGCCCCTACGCAAAGAACTCGCAGCCCTCCGGAAGCAATTCGGCGACCAGCTCTTCGCCGCCCGGCTCGCGAAGCTCCCGGAAGCGATTCGCGACGACGTGCGCGCGGCGGTCGATGTCGAGGCCGCCAAGCGCAGCGAAGTGCAAAAGTATCTCGCCGAGAAATTCGCGAAGGAACTCCGGCCCGACGTTAAAACGCTCTCGAAGCTGCTTGCCGATACCTATCCGGACTACGGCAAGCAATCCACGGCGATCGACTTGCGCATCAAAGGCGAAGAAGCGAAACGCCGCACGTTTCCCGAGATTCGCGCGTTCTACGATCTGCCGGGCGAAGCGAAAACGCCGCTCCTGCGCCGCGGCGACTACACGACTCCCGGCCGCGAAGTTTCGCCGGGCATCCTCTCCGTCCTGGCAACGGCCAAGCCGTTCGCTTGGAAATCTCCGGGCAAAGACGCCCCCACCAGCGGCCGCCGGCTCGCGCTGGCCCAGTGGCTCACCGAGCCCGACCATCCGCTGACGAGCCGTGTCCTCGTCAATCGCCTCTGGCTGCATCACTTCGGCCAAGGGCTCGTCGCCACACCCGACAATTTCGGCAACAAAGGCTCACGGCCCAGTCATCCGGAGTTGCTCGATTGGCTTGCCACCGAGTTTTCCGCGCACGGCTGGAGCATCAAGCAGATGCATCGGCTCATCATGACCTCGAGCGCCTATCGTCAGTCGTGCACCGCCGCCGGCGCGGGCTGCGAGATCGATCCCGACAACAAACTCCTTTGGCGGCAACGACTCCGCCGGCTCGAGGCCGAGGCGCTGCGCGATTCGGTCCTCGCCGTGTCCGGCGCGCTGAACCTCGAAATGTACGGCGAACCCGTGCCGATGCAGCCGCGCGGCGACGGGGTCGGCGTTCCCGACGGTCCGCCTGGCTTGCGGCGTTCCGTCTACTTGCAAGTGCGTCGCTCGCAACCGCTGACGTTCCTACAAGTGTTCGATCAACCGGTTATGGAAACCAACTGTACGGCCCGCGGCGTCTCGACCGTGGCGTCGCAGGCTCTTACGCTTCTCAATAGCTCGTTCCTCATCGAGCAAGCCAAGGCGCTGGCCGCGCGCGTCGATAAAGAAGGGGGTGATCATCCACTCGACTACGCCATGCGGTTCGCATTTGCCCGCCGCCCGACCGAGAAGGAACGGGCCGTACTCGCGGCGTTTCTCTCCAAGCAAGCGCAGCATCACCTTCCCTCGGCCGGCACGATCGGCCCCGAGCAGCGTGAAAACGCCCGACGCTGGGCGCTCGACGATCTCTGTCACATGCTTTTAAGCGCGAACGAATTCGCCTACGTGGAGTAA
- a CDS encoding DUF1501 domain-containing protein, which produces MPLREPSASYESQRTSRREILARLGGGFGGLALSALMGGDLRAEAVPEAARYNLTPKPSHFPGKAKSVIQLFMHGGPSHVDLYDPKPMLSKFDGKAPPAEVVDDEKLTGNLLGSPFKFRRCGQSGIELSETLPHLAAHADDIAVIRSMYTIHRNHEQALWMSHTGMIVSGRPSIGSWIAYGLGSENQDLPAYVVLPEPGLPVDGIRNWSSGWMPPLYQGTSFRSSGTPVLHLTPDRPRTAGVEAGRFDLLRELNAEHRARLPGELELDARISSFELAARMQLSATDALDIARESATTRKLYGLDNPTTESYGRRCLMARRLVERGVRFVQLFLSGQPWDTHNNNTAGVRTQCERTDLPVAGLLVDLKQRGLLDSTLLIWGGEFGRTPGAQGRDGRDHHPYGYSIWMAGGGIKGGQTYGATDDFGYRAVVDRVSLADLHATVLHQLGLDYRKLWFPRHGREERLTDVAKPQILTRLLA; this is translated from the coding sequence ATGCCGCTTCGCGAACCGTCGGCGTCTTACGAATCGCAGCGCACGAGCCGGCGCGAAATACTTGCGCGTCTCGGCGGCGGCTTTGGCGGCTTGGCCCTGTCGGCGCTCATGGGAGGCGATCTTCGCGCAGAGGCCGTGCCCGAAGCGGCCCGCTACAATCTCACGCCGAAGCCGAGTCATTTTCCGGGCAAAGCGAAGTCGGTCATCCAACTTTTCATGCACGGCGGCCCGAGCCACGTCGACCTCTACGATCCCAAGCCGATGCTCTCGAAGTTCGACGGCAAGGCGCCCCCCGCCGAAGTCGTCGACGATGAAAAGCTCACCGGCAATTTGCTCGGCAGCCCGTTCAAGTTTCGCCGTTGCGGGCAATCCGGCATCGAACTCTCCGAGACGTTGCCCCATCTCGCCGCGCATGCCGACGACATCGCCGTCATCCGCTCGATGTACACGATCCATCGCAACCATGAGCAAGCACTCTGGATGTCGCATACCGGAATGATCGTCTCCGGTCGGCCCAGCATCGGCTCGTGGATCGCCTACGGGCTGGGGAGCGAGAACCAAGACCTGCCGGCTTACGTCGTCCTCCCCGAGCCGGGCCTCCCCGTCGACGGAATCCGGAATTGGTCGAGCGGTTGGATGCCGCCCCTTTATCAAGGAACTTCGTTCCGCTCCTCCGGCACGCCGGTCTTGCACCTCACACCCGATCGGCCTCGCACCGCCGGCGTCGAAGCGGGACGCTTCGACTTATTGCGTGAACTCAATGCGGAGCATCGCGCCCGCCTCCCGGGCGAACTGGAGCTCGACGCGCGGATCAGCAGTTTCGAGTTGGCTGCGCGAATGCAGCTTTCCGCGACCGATGCCCTCGACATCGCCCGTGAATCGGCGACGACTCGTAAACTCTACGGCCTCGACAACCCGACGACCGAATCGTACGGCCGGCGCTGCCTCATGGCGCGCCGGCTCGTCGAGCGCGGAGTCCGCTTCGTGCAGCTCTTCCTCTCGGGCCAGCCCTGGGACACGCACAACAACAACACGGCCGGCGTGCGGACCCAATGCGAGAGGACCGATCTCCCTGTCGCCGGCCTGCTAGTCGACCTGAAGCAGCGCGGCCTGCTCGATTCGACGCTCCTAATTTGGGGGGGCGAGTTCGGGCGCACGCCCGGCGCTCAAGGGCGCGACGGCCGCGATCATCATCCGTACGGCTACAGCATCTGGATGGCCGGCGGTGGAATCAAAGGGGGCCAAACCTACGGCGCGACCGACGACTTCGGCTATCGCGCCGTGGTCGATCGGGTGAGCCTCGCCGATCTCCATGCTACGGTCTTGCACCAATTAGGGCTCGACTATCGGAAGCTCTGGTTCCCTCGCCACGGCCGCGAAGAACGCCTGACCGACGTGGCGAAGCCGCAGATTCTCACGCGATTACTCGCGTGA
- a CDS encoding patatin-like phospholipase family protein, with amino-acid sequence MSAVATHRHLYCRILLALLCATGSGCAQHPRNCVPAGLLSPESTIDLNSTADNDYAAQRDAYSASLARLKSNVVADQGEPLEKYNVLALSGGGSYGAFSAGVINGWTASGLRPKLDIVSGVSTGALIATYAFLGSEYDTSLRAFYTTTSQADIYRKRFKPAVLWSDSFASSEPLKQLIDAQITPRLLCEVAAAHAEGRRLYIGTTNLDTGRLVIWDMGAIASSGQRDALPLYRNIILASASVPGFFPPVSIDITIDGCRYTEKHVDGGTTAQVFFRASMLQFDKSQSSSGKAPLAGSRVYIIVAGKYFPDPKCVNDRAVKIAGSALGALTYAQTLNDLIRVYTLTLLTGMDFRVTAIPQDMQLSGDSLSFDQGEMQRLYNCGYRMASSEQVWSDTPPVLDASQQSIPRAGVNFVTPALHRP; translated from the coding sequence ATGTCCGCTGTCGCGACGCACCGGCACTTGTACTGCCGAATTCTCTTAGCGCTTCTGTGCGCGACAGGCAGCGGCTGCGCTCAGCATCCGCGCAATTGCGTTCCGGCGGGATTACTGTCTCCGGAATCTACCATCGATCTTAACTCGACGGCAGACAACGATTATGCCGCCCAACGTGACGCATATTCCGCTTCGCTGGCTCGCTTAAAGTCGAACGTCGTAGCCGATCAAGGCGAACCGCTTGAGAAATACAACGTCCTCGCTCTGTCGGGCGGTGGAAGTTACGGAGCGTTTTCCGCCGGGGTGATCAACGGATGGACCGCAAGCGGCCTGCGGCCCAAGCTCGACATCGTCAGCGGCGTAAGCACCGGAGCGCTCATTGCGACCTACGCATTTTTGGGATCGGAGTACGATACGTCGCTGCGGGCGTTTTACACCACGACGAGCCAGGCCGACATCTACCGCAAACGGTTCAAACCGGCCGTCCTTTGGTCCGATTCGTTCGCTTCCTCGGAGCCGCTTAAACAACTGATCGACGCGCAAATCACTCCTCGGCTACTATGCGAAGTGGCCGCAGCGCACGCCGAAGGAAGGCGACTCTATATCGGTACGACCAATCTCGACACGGGTCGACTTGTCATCTGGGATATGGGCGCTATCGCTTCGAGCGGGCAACGCGATGCTCTCCCGCTATACCGTAATATCATTCTCGCCTCGGCTTCGGTACCGGGTTTCTTTCCACCAGTGAGCATCGACATCACCATCGACGGCTGTCGTTATACGGAGAAGCACGTCGACGGGGGCACGACGGCCCAAGTGTTTTTTCGCGCTTCGATGCTCCAATTCGATAAGTCGCAATCGAGTTCGGGAAAGGCACCGCTAGCCGGATCGCGGGTCTATATCATCGTCGCCGGAAAGTATTTCCCTGACCCGAAATGCGTGAACGACCGCGCCGTCAAGATTGCCGGTAGCGCTCTCGGCGCGTTGACCTACGCCCAAACCCTCAATGACTTGATTCGAGTCTATACGTTGACCTTATTGACCGGGATGGATTTTCGAGTGACGGCTATTCCACAAGACATGCAACTCAGCGGCGACAGCTTGTCTTTCGATCAAGGCGAAATGCAACGGTTGTATAATTGCGGCTATCGGATGGCCTCCTCGGAACAAGTCTGGAGCGATACGCCGCCCGTGCTGGATGCTTCGCAGCAAAGCATTCCGCGAGCCGGCGTAAACTTTGTGACTCCCGCCCTCCATCGGCCCTAG